The nucleotide window AGGCGCTGGATTCCTCTGAATAGGTATGTTTGTCCCCCGGAGCGCCCCGCTGCCGGGGGCTTTTTTTACCCGATGCTATGAACCGTTTGTTTTGGACGTTTGGCCTTGCCGCCCTGAGCCTGGGCAGCTGTCAGCAGCAGGCACCCGTGCAGGAGCAGGCCACCCCGGCGGCCCCTACCCCACCACCCGTGCCCGGCCCTAATCTGGCCACTCTGGGCGACTCCAACGCCGTGGCCGAGCTGCGTGCCTACGGCCAGCAGTACCCTGGCTCGGAAGTACTGCTGGAAACGCGCCTGGGCACTATTCGCCTGCGTTTGTTTGATGACACCCCTATTCACAAGGCCAACTTCCTGCTGCTGGTCCGCAAGGGCGTGTTCAACGAAACCGTATTCAACCGCGTGGTGAAGGGTTTTGCCGTGCAGGGTGGCCGCACCGAAAACCGCACCATCCGGCTGGGGCGCTACCACCTACCACCCGAAATTACCGGGCAGCACTTTCACCGGCGCGGGGCTCTGGGCATGGCCCGCTACGACGACGACCAGAACCCCGGCAAGCTTTCTTCCAGCATTGATTTCTACATGGTACAGGGCGAAAAGCTCACGCCCTACCAGGCCCAGGCCATGGCTGGCCGCAAGCTCACGCCCGAGCAGCTCCGCGCCTACGAAACCACCGGCGGCGTGCCTTCCCTGGACGGTAAGTACACGGTCTTCGGCGAAATCATTGAGGGCCTGGACGTGCTGGACAAAATAGCCGCCGAGCCCGTGGACGCCTACAAATGGCCCCTAAAGGACGTAGGCATGAAGCTGAAGGTCGTGCAATAACAGGCAGACTAGCGGCCTGGTTTGCGGTCCTCCAACGAACAACAAAAAGGCCGGTTCCTTGCGGAGCCGGCCTTTTTGGCGGTTGAATAGTCAACCATTCAGTCATTTTAGCTATTCAACGTCTTACCACACTTTGGCGCGCTCCTGCTGGGCGCGCATCATCTTGGCGTCTTCCTTGCAGCCGAAGGCCTCGTAGAACTCGGGCATGTTCATGAGCGGGCCATTGGTGCGGAACTGTGCGGGCGAGTGTGGGTCCGTCAGCACCTGCTGGCGCAGGAACTCGGGGCGGGCATTGGTGCGCCACACCTGCGCCCAGCTCAGGAAAAAGCGCTGCTCGGGCGTGAGTCCGTCGAACTTAGGCCGCGGGCCGTTGCCGTACTGCTGCTGAAGCTGCTTCTGCAGCGCCGAGTAGGCAATGCTCAGCCCGCCTAAGTCGGCCAGGTTTTCGCCCATCGTCAGCTGGCCGTTCACATACACTGAGTCCAGCGGCGAGAAGGCCGAGTACTGCTTGCCCACCATATCGGCCCGCTGGGTGAAGTTGGCAGCGTCTTCCTTGGTCCACCAGTCTTTCAGGTTGCCCTCGGCGTCGTACTGGCGGCCCTGGTCATCGAAGCCGTGGGTGATTTCGTGGCCAATCACGGCGCCCATACCGCCGTAGTTTACTGCATCATCGGCGTTGGGGTCGAAGAACGGGGGCTGCATGATGCCGGCTGGAAACACAATTTCGTTCATGGCCGGGTTGTAGTAGGCATTCACCGTGGGCGGCGTCATGCCCCACTCGGTGCGGTCCACGGGTTTA belongs to Hymenobacter sp. J193 and includes:
- a CDS encoding peptidylprolyl isomerase — its product is MNRLFWTFGLAALSLGSCQQQAPVQEQATPAAPTPPPVPGPNLATLGDSNAVAELRAYGQQYPGSEVLLETRLGTIRLRLFDDTPIHKANFLLLVRKGVFNETVFNRVVKGFAVQGGRTENRTIRLGRYHLPPEITGQHFHRRGALGMARYDDDQNPGKLSSSIDFYMVQGEKLTPYQAQAMAGRKLTPEQLRAYETTGGVPSLDGKYTVFGEIIEGLDVLDKIAAEPVDAYKWPLKDVGMKLKVVQ